The Pseudomonadota bacterium region ATTTTACAAATGGCATCGATATATTTTGCCGACGTTCCAAAAATAGTCATGCGCTCTGTTTCTGCGAAATCAAATAGAGTGTCACCAGACGGGTACGTAGGCGATCCATCAAATAATAAGAGAGTCGCGCCAGAAGCTAGTCCACTGACAAGCCAATTCCACATCATCCAACCACAAGTGGTGATATAGAAGAAGCGGTCTTTGGGTTTTAAATCTGTGTGTAAGCGATGTTCTTTCAGGTGTTGCAACAGCGTTCCCCCATGCCCGTGAACAATGCACTTTGGTGCACCGGTAGTGCCGGACGAGAACATGATGAACAGCGGGTAATTAAAGGGTACTTGTTCAAACTTAATTAGTTTTGGTCTGAACGGACGAACGAAATCGTTCAAGAGAACCGATTTTTTGATTGTTGAGATCTTTGGTTTGGAATCTGTATATGGTACGACAATCACTTTTTTTAGCGATGTGAGTGATTTGGCGATCTCGCTAAGTTTGCTTAGTGTGTCGATGTGTTTACCGTTGTAATAGTACCCATCTACCCCTATTAGAACCTTGGGTTTAATTTGACCGAACCGGTCTAATGCTCCCTGTGTTCCAAAGTCTGGGGAGCAGGAGGACCAAAGGGCCCCCAGGCTCGAGGCTGCCAGCATGAAGATGATGGTGTCTGGTAAATTCGGTAAAAAAGCCGCAACTCGATCACCCTTCGAAACGCCTTGTTCGACTAGCGCTTGTGCAGTTATTGAGACTGCGTCATAGAGTTCACTATAGGTGAGGCGGTTGGTAACTTTATTTTCTCCACGGAAGACTATCGCTTCTTGAGCGTCTCGTTGACGCAATAGATTTTCGGCATAATTAAGACGGGCGTCTGGAAACCATTCTGCTCCAGGCATTTTGTTTGGGTTCTTTAGAGTAATATTTCCTTTTTTCGAGGCGATCACATCACAGTAATCCCACATCGAACTCCAAAATGATGTGGGTACGGCGATCGACCAATTGTATAAATCACTTGATGATTTTATAGTAAATAATTGATTATTATTGGTATTTATATATTTAATAAATGCAGTAATGTGTGATGTTTTGATTCTCGATGCCGTGGGTTTCCAGAGTATTTTAGGTGGTGTAGACATACTTACTCAGGTCTCATTTGTGGGAATAATATGACTTCTCGTATGGTAGCGCTATCCGTTAAAAGCATAATTAAACGGTCTATACCGATACCCTCTCCCGCAGTAGGCGGCATGCCGTACTCAAGGGCACGGATGTAGTCACTGTCATAAAACATGGCTTCGTCATCACCTTGTGTTTTAGCCTCAACCTGATTTTTAAAGCGATTTGCTTGATCCTCGGGATCATTGAGTTCTGAGAAGCCATTGGCAATTTCTCTTCCTGCAATGAATAGCTCGAATCGGTCAGCCACTTCGGGTTGTTTGTCGTTACTTCTTGCTAGGGGAGAGACATCGGTGGGATGGGCAACAATAAACGTTGGCTCGATTAGTTTCTCCTCTGTGGTCTCTTCAAATAACTTGAGCTGCAGCATACCCAATCCATCGGCGGGATAGGTCGCCACTTTGCGTTT contains the following coding sequences:
- a CDS encoding lysine--tRNA ligase — its product is KRKVATYPADGLGMLQLKLFEETTEEKLIEPTFIVAHPTDVSPLARSNDKQPEVADRFELFIAGREIANGFSELNDPEDQANRFKNQVEAKTQGDDEAMFYDSDYIRALEYGMPPTAGEGIGIDRLIMLLTDSATIREVILFPQMRPE
- a CDS encoding acetoacetate--CoA ligase; this translates as MSTPPKILWKPTASRIKTSHITAFIKYINTNNNQLFTIKSSSDLYNWSIAVPTSFWSSMWDYCDVIASKKGNITLKNPNKMPGAEWFPDARLNYAENLLRQRDAQEAIVFRGENKVTNRLTYSELYDAVSITAQALVEQGVSKGDRVAAFLPNLPDTIIFMLAASSLGALWSSCSPDFGTQGALDRFGQIKPKVLIGVDGYYYNGKHIDTLSKLSEIAKSLTSLKKVIVVPYTDSKPKISTIKKSVLLNDFVRPFRPKLIKFEQVPFNYPLFIMFSSGTTGAPKCIVHGHGGTLLQHLKEHRLHTDLKPKDRFFYITTCGWMMWNWLVSGLASGATLLLFDGSPTYPSGDTLFDFAETERMTIFGTSAKYIDAICKMGIEPLRTHKLPHLRTITSTGSPLSPEGFDYVYTKIKKDVLLSSISGGTDIVSCFVLGDPTLPVYRGEIQRRGFGLNVQVFSDAGKPVIGEKGELVCTGSFPSMPVGFWNDKGDKKYLNAYFSRFKNTWCHGDFIELTPRGTLIIYGRSDAVLNPGGVRIGTAEIYRQVEKLDSVVESLVIGQKWNDDTRIVLFVRLRDGLQLDELLQANIRQAIRVNTTPRHVPEKILQVPDIPRTKSGKIVELAVRNIVHNESIKNIEALANPEALAHFKDREELAT